The genomic interval AACTTCCCGACCCCATCGAACTCGGCGGCCCGACCCGGATGGCGCTTCGGGACGCCGTCGGCCGCGGCGGCGCGTACGACGTGGAACTCCAGGGGAACGTGCTCGAAGTCCGGGACGGAAGCGGTCTCATCCAGCGCTGTCCCGAGTGCGGGCGCGTCACCCAGAAGGGCCAGTGCCGCCAGCACGGTGAGGTGGACGGCGAGGACGACCTCCGCGTGAAAGCCATTCTCGACGACGGCACCGCCACCGTCACGGCGATTCTCGGCCGCGACCTCACCGAACAGGTGTACGGCGGCGGCCTCGAAGACGCACGCCAGCAGGCCCGGGACGCGATGGATCAGGAGGTCGTCGCGGACAGCATCCGGGAGGAGGTCGTCGGCGGCGAGTACGTCGTGCGCGGCCACCTCTCCGTGGACGAGTACGGCGCGAACCTCGAAGCGACCGCGTTCCGGCCCGCGGACGACGACCCGGCCGCGCGTGCCGAGGCCTTCCTCGCGGAGGTGGACGCATGAGTTCGAACTCGACCCCCGACGACCGACCGAGCCGGGAGGTCGCGTGGCGGGTGTTCGCGGCGGAGTTCGACGACGCGGACTTCAGTTACGCCGAGTCGGACGAGGAGCGCGCGCCGAACTACGTCGTCACGCCGACGGGAGCGCGCGTGAACCGGCTGTTCGTCGTCGGCGTGCTCACCGAAGTGGAGCAGGTGAGCGACGACGTGCTCCGCGCGCGCATCGTCGACCCGACGGGCGCGTTCGTGGTGTACGCCGGGCAGTACCAGCCGGACGCGCTCGCGTCGCTCGAACGCCTCGACGCGCCCGCGTTCGTCGCCATCACCGGAAAAGCGCGGACGTTCGAACCCGAGGACGCCGACACCGTCTACACGTCCGTCCGCCCCGAGTCCATCAGCGAGGTGGACGCGGACACCCGCGACCGCTGGGTCGTCCGCACCGCCGAACAGACCGCCGAACGCGTCGGCGTGTTCGCGGACGCGCTCGGCCGCGAGGAACGCGGCACCGACCTCCGGAACGCCCTGAGCGAGGCGGGCGTCCGCCCCGACCTCGCCGCGGGCGTTCCGCTCGCCATCGACCACTACGGCACCACCGAGACCTACCTCGACGACCTCTGCACGGTTGCCCGACAGGCCGCCGAAGTCGTCGCCGGCGACCGCGACGAAGTCGCCGCCACCACGCCCGCCCCCGACGCGGGCGGCGCGGTCGACACTGACCTCTCCGCCGACCTCGACGACGAGACCGAGACCACGGCCGAAACGGAACCGGCGGAACCAGCGACGGAGAGCGAATCCGCGCCCGAATCCGAACCAGTCTCCGAACCGACGACTACCGAATCCGAACCCGAGTCGGACGCCGCGTCCGAACCGGTCGCGGAGCAGGACTCCGAGTCGGAGACGGTGTCGGCGGTCGAAGCGGAACCCGACGCCGCGGACGCCGGGGACGTCGGGACGACCGAGGAGCTCGCGGAGTCCACCGCGCCGGAACCCGAGGCCGTCGAACCCGAACCCGAGGAGTCCGAGAGCCTCGGCGACTTCGAGACGGGGACGGACGAGATGTACGAGTTCGACGAGGAGGAACGCGAGGAGATAGAGGAGGAGTTCGACATGGACTTCTCCACGGGCGACGACATCCCCGAGGCCGGCGAGGCCGGCATCGAACCCGAGGCCGCCGACCCGGACGAGTCCGAGGATTCCTTCGAATCCGAGGCGGCAGACGAGGAAGAGTCGGACGCGTTCGAGGGCGACCTGGAGGACTTCGTCGTGGACACGATGGACGACCTCGACGACGGCGACGGCGTCGACCGCGACGAGGTGATTCGGACGGTCGTGGAAGCGACCGACGAAGACCCCGGTGACGTGGAGGACGCCATCCAGAGCGCGCTGATGAGCGGGCGGTGCTACGAGTCCGGGGAGGACACGCTCAAGGCCATCTGATGGCGCGCGTCGAACCCGTGCCGGACGCGCCCGCGGCGGTCGCGGACGTCGGCGGGGAGTCGGCGCTCGTGGTCGCGGACTACCACGCGGGCATCGAGCGGTCGCTCCGCCGCGAGGGCCTGGAAGTGGATTCGCAGGCGGACGCGCGCCGGGAGCGACTGCTGTCGCTGGTCGTTCGGGAGGGCGTGGAGCGCGTGGTGTTCCTCGGCGACCTCGGCCACCAGATCGGGACGCCGGAGGGCGCGGAGCGCGAGGAACTCGAAGCGCTCGTCCGGGAGTGTCCGGTGCCGGTGACGCTCGTGCGCGGGAACCACGACGGCAACCTCGACGACGTACTCGGCGTCGAGGTGACGCCCGGCGAGGGTGCGCGGTTCGGCGACGTGGGATTCGTGCACGGGCACACGTGGCCGTCGCGGGAGGTGCTCGACGCGGACGTGGTCTGCATGGGCCACGAACACCCGGCCGTGCGGCTGGAGGACGAGGTCGGGGGGTCGCGGGTGGAGCGCGCGTGGCTCCGCGGCCCGCTCGACCCGGGGCCGTTCCGCGAGCACCTCGGGGAGCGCGTCGAGGTGGACGCGGAGCTCGTGGTGTGCCCGGCGTTCAACGACCTCTGCGGGGGGACGTGGGTGAACGTCGAGGGACAGGGGTTCCTCGCGCCGTTCCTCCCGGAGGCGCTGCCGTCGGCGGACGCCTACCTCCTCGATGGCACGCGGCTGGGTGACTACCGCTACCTGTAGGGCGTGCGGCCGACGCGTTCGCGTCCGCGGGCCGTGCGTCGCCAGTACCCGAACGGGTGTCGTCGGGGGACGAGAGTCGAGTCGGCGGCCCGCGGGCAATCGCTAGAACACGCCCGGAGTGGCCGCGGCTTCCTACTTAGACTCTCTCCGGCGGGAGGAGCGCCTCGAACGGCTGGTCGTCGAGCCAGGTGGCGAGCTGGCAGAGTTCGTCGAGCGCGGCGTCGAACAGTTCTTCGCCCTTCTCGGGGGTGGCGTCGGTCTGGTCGCCGAACACGCCGTTCTCGCTGTTCTCGACGGCGTCGTAGAACGTGCGCGCGCCGTTCCGGACGGTGTCGAGGTCGGCGAGCGATTCGACGCCGCCCTCGTGGGCGTCCTGGAGGCGGTCGTCGTGCACGAGTTCCTCGTGGAGGTACTGGATGAGCGCGGTCTCCTTCGGGCCGCCGTGCGGGCCGTTGTGTTCGAACGCGTCGTCCACGAGGTCGGGGATGGAGTTGTCCCACATCCACTCGACGGCGTAGGCGTCCTCGGTGTCGCGGACGCGGCGGCCGACCTCGCGGAGGTGTTGGACGTTCCCGCCGTGCGCGTTCACGAACACGACTTTCCGGACGCCGTGGTAGGCGAGGTTTCGCGTGAAGGACGCGACGTACTGGCGGAACGCGGGCGCGTCCACCCACATCGTTCCCGGGAACTGGCGGTGGTGGGGGCTGACGCCGATGTTGACGGTGGGCGTGCAGAGGAAGCCGGTTCGGTCGGCGGCCCGTCGCGCGAACGCCTCCGCGATGAGGTGGTCGGTGCCTTCGGGGAGGTGGGGGCCGTGTTGTTCGGTGGAGCCGAGCGGGACGAGCGCGACGGTGCCGTCGAGTTCGCCCGCGAGGTCGGGCCAGGCTTCGTCTGCGAGGTACATACTCGGGGGTCGTCCGCCCGCCCCAAGTAGCCCGCGGATGCGGCACGGTAGCACGTTCACGGTGTGCTTATCCGGCCGCCGGCCCTGGTACGCGTATGAGCGACGCGGGCGTCGTCGATGCGTTCAGCCGGCTCTCGCGGCCGGTGCGGGACGCGCTCTCCGAGCGCGGGTTCAGCACGCCGACGGAGCCACAGCAGCGCGCGATTCCGCCGCTGGTCGCGGGCCACGACGGCCTCGTCATCGCGCCGACGGGGACGGGGAAGACGGAGACGGCGATGCTTCCCGTGCTGTCGGCCATCGCGGAGGCCGACCACCGGTTCGGCATCAGCGCGCTGTACGTCACGCCCCTGCGGGCGTTGAACCGCGACATGCGCGAGCGCCTCGACTGGTGGGGCGAGGAACTGGACATCGAGGTGGACGTTCGCCACGGGGATACGACGCAGTACCGGCGCACCCAGCAGGCGGACGACCCGCCGGACGTGCTGGTGACGACGCCGGAGACCTTGCAGGCGATGTTGACGGGCGAGAAGTTGCGGCGCGCGCTCTCGGACGTGCACCACGTCGTCGTGGACGAGGTGCACGAACTCGCGGGCGCGAAGCGCGGCGCGCAGCTCACCATCGGCCTCGAACGCCTGCGCGAACTCGCGGGCGACTTCCAGCGCATCGGCCTGTCCGCGACGGTGGGCGACCCGCGGGAGGTCGCGAACTTCCTCACGGGCGGCCGGGAGTGCGACATCGTGGAGGTGGACGTGACCTCGCAGGTGGAGTTCACGGTGCGCGAACCGCGGGTGCGGGAGTCGGACGAGCGGCTGTCGAACGAACTCTTGACGAGTCCCGAGGTCGCGAGCCACGTCCGCGCGATACGAGAAATCGTGGACGACCACGACTCGACGCTGGTGTTCGTGAACACGCGACAGACGGCGGAGGCGCTGGGGTCGCGGTTCAAGGAACTCGACGCGAACATCGGCGTCCACCACGGAAGCCTCTCGAAGGAGGCCCGCATCGAGGTCGAAGACCAGTTCAAGGCCGGGGAGTTGGACGGACTGCTGTGTACGAGTTCGATGGAACTCGGCATCGACGTGGGCCGCATCGACCACGTCGTCCAGTATTCGAGTCCGCGGGAGGTCGCGCGCCTCCTCCAGCGCGTCGGGCGCGCCGGCCACCGCCGCGACGAAGTCTCCCACGGCACCATCGTCACCGGCCATCCCGACGACACCCTGGAGGCGCTCGCCATCGCCCGCCGGGCCGCCGAGGGTGACGTGGAGGAGACGCCGATTCACCACGGGAGCCTCGACACCGTCGCGAACCAAATCGTGGGCCTGCTGATGGACTTCGGCGAACTCAAGGCGTATCGCGCGTACCAGATCGTGACCCGAGCGTACCCGTTCCGCCACCTCGACGAGGAGACGTTCAAGGCGGTCGTGGAGGAACTCAGCCGGAACCGCGTGCTGTGGCTGGACGAGGAGTCGGACACCATCGAGAAGTCCGGGGGGACGTGGCAGTACTACTACGCGAACCTCTCGATGATACCCGACGAGGAGACGTACGAGGTGTACGACGTGGCCTCGGGGCGACAGGTCGGGACGCTCGACGAGCGGTTCGTCGTGAACTTCGCGGAACCGGGCGCGTCGTTCATCCAGCGCGGCGAGATGTGGCGCATCGCGGAGGTGGACGAGGAGGAGGGCCGGGTCGAGGTCAGCCCCATCGAAGACCCCTCGGGCGAAGTGCCGTCGTGGACGGGGTCGGAGATTCCGGTGCCGTACGACGTGGCGCAGGAGGTCGGGGAGATTCGGGACGTCGTCGGCCCGCAGTTCGAATCGGGCGCTGGCGTCGAGTCGGTGGCGCGCGACCTCACCGCCCCGTACCCGACGGACGCCTACACGGCCGAGCGGGCGCTCGACCCCGTGGAACGAACGGTCGAGGCGGACGCGCCCGTCCCGACCGACGACCGCGTCGTCGTGGAGTCACAGGGCCGCGACATCGTGGTGAACGCCGCGTTCGGCCACCGCGCGAACGAGACGCTCGGACGACTGCTCTCCGCCCTGCTCGGCCAGCGAACCGGCTCCTCGGTCGGACTCGACGTGGGGCCGTACCGAATCTCCCTGGAGGTTCCGCAGGGAATCCGCGCGAGCGACGTGCTCGACGTGCTGGAGGACACCGACCCCGACCACATCCGTCCGCTGCTCGAACTCTCGCTGAAGAAGTCGGACGCGCTCAAATTCACGCTGAGTCACGTCGCGGCGAAGTTCGGCGCGCTCAAGCGCTGGAAGGGCCGGGACGGCGTCGGCCTGAACCGCGTGATGGCCGCTCTGGAGGACACGCCCGTGTACGACGAGGCGATGCGGGAGGTCTTCCACACCGACCTCGACGTGGAGCGCGCGCGGGACGTGCTCGCCCGGATTCAGTCCGGCGACCTCGACCTCGTCGTGCACGGCCGCCGCACCGCCATCGGCGTCGGCGGCCGGTCGTCCGGCCAGGAGCTCCTCACGCCCGAGAACGCGGACGCGAGCGTCATCAACACGGTCAAAGACCGCATCGAGGACGACCGCGTGCGGCTGTTCTGCGTGCACTGCCAGGACTGGGAGCACGAGACGAAGGTCTCCCGGGTGCAAGACCAGCCGGAGTGTCCGCGCTGCGGGTCGACGATGATAGCCGCGCTGAGCCCGTGGGCGGACGACGCCGTGACGGCGGTGCGGGCCGAGGAGAAGGACGACGAGCAGGAAAAACGAACCGAGCGCGTGTACCGGAACGCGAGCCTCGTGCAGGGCCACGGGACGAAGGCGGTGAAGGCGCTCGTCGCGCGGGGCGTGGGGCCGCAAACGGCCGCGCGCATCATCAACAACCACCGGGAGAACGAGGCCGACTTCTACCGGGACATCCTCGAACGGGAACGCGAGTACGCCCGGACGAAGGCGTTCTGGGACTAGATGTCGCGGTAGCTCGCCTGCACGCCCTCCTCGTCCATCGCCGCGAACGTCTCGTCCAGTTCCTCCCGGAGCCGCTCGACCTCCCGCGTGAGCTCCTGGTACTCCTCGCTCTCTTCGAGTTCGCCGTGGGAGCGTTCGGTTTCGAGCGTGGACTGCTTCGCCACGAGCGCGAAAAAGCGCTGGGAGCGCGAGTCGAACGTCGCCCGCGACAGCAAGTCCTCCACGACCTCCCGGAGGTCTTCGCCCGTCACGGGCTTCGTGAGGTAGGTGTCAAACCCCATCTCGATGATGTCCACGTCGGGTTCGACGCCCGTCACCATCGCCACCCGGCAGTCGTAGCCCTCCTCGCGGATGCGGTCGAGCGCCTCGTCGCCGCGCATGTTCGGCATCTCGCGGTCGAGCAACACCACGTCCACGGACGAATCCATCATCGACAGCGCCTCACGGCCGTCGACCGCGGTGAGCACGGTGTACTCGTCGGGGAGCCAGAGCGAGTACGCCTCGGTGACGCGCTCCTCGTCGTCCACCGCGAGCACCACCGGGTTGCCGTCGTCGTCCGTCATTCTATCGCCGGCGAACGGAATTCGAAGCGAGCGCCGTCCGCTTCGCTCTCGGTTATCTCCACGTTCCAGCCGTGCGCGTCAGCGATGGATTTCACGATGTTCAGCCCGAACCCGGTGCCGTTCTCGGAGTCCGTGTACCCGTACTCGAAGACGTCCTCGCGTTTCTCCGCCGGAATCCCGGGGCCGTCGTCCGAGACGAAAAAGCCGTTCCCCTCGTCGAGCTGGCCGACGCGGACGTGCGCGTCCTCGCCGGCGTACCGGACGGCGTTCCCGAACAGGTTCTCGAACACGGTGCGCATGCGTTCGGGGTCGGCCTCCACGTGGTTCGGGTCGTCGATTTCGAGCGACGCGGTCTCGGTTCCCGCGGTCTGCCAGGCGTCCCGCGCTATCGGTTCGAGCGCGATGTGTTCGGTTTCGCCGACCGCCCGCCCCTCCTTCGTGAGCGTGAGCACGTCGTCGATGAGCCGGCCCATCCGGTCGTGTATCTCCTCGACCTCCCGGATGTACTCCTCGCCGCCCTCCGCGTGCGCTTTCGCGAGCGACAACCGCGCCTGCGCGGCGTTCAGGGGGTCGCGGAGGTCGTGGCTGACGATGCTCGCGAACTTCTCCAGCTGCTCGTTCTTCCGTTCGAGCTGGCGTTCGCGCTCGATGCGCTCGGAGATGTCGCGGATGATGCCGGAGAACACCCGGCGGTTCTCGTAGGGGTGTTCCTCGAACGTCACCGAGAGGTGAACCTCGTGGCCCTCTTTGTGCTGGCCGGGAATCTCGATGTCGTTCCAGTTCATCGTCCGCTCTCCGGACTCCACGTAGTCGCTGAGCGCGTTGTAGTGGGCTTGCTGGAGGCGGTCGGGCATCACCTTCGTCAGGTCGCTCCCGATGAGTTCGCCTGGCTCGTAGCCGAACACTCGCTCGACGCTCTCGTTCGCGTACAGAATCGTCGAGGACTCGTCGATGGTGATGATGGCGTCCGACCCGTTCTCGACGAGCGTCTCGAAGAAGTCCTCCCCGTGAATCATGTGGTCGTAGTCGGTGTCCGCTCCCGCGTTCACCGCGGACTCACCGTCCTCGACTGAGTGGTCTGATGTGTCCATGAGCGGGCGTCTGTTGCGTACAGACACTCGACTCGGCCCTATCAACGTGACGGCCCGCGGTCGATGTTGTCCAGCGCGGCGAGCAGGCGTTCGCGGAGGTCGCTCGCGGACGCGGCGACCTCGTCCGCGGCGGACGTGTCCATCTCCCCGGCCTCGTCGGCCTCGTACGCGACGACGTACGCGCCCGCGCGGTCGGCCGCCCGGATGCCGTTCTCGGAGTCCTCCACCACCACGGTCTCCTCCGCGGTGACGCCGAGGCGGGACATCGTCACCTCGTAGATGTCGGGGTCGGGCTTCCCCGGGATGTCGAGGTCGGCGGCGGACACCACCACGTCGAAGCGGCCGTTGAGGTCGAAGCGGTCGAACGCCATCTCCACCCAGCGCGGGTACGAGGACGTGCAGACGGCGAGCGGCACGCCGTACTCGTCGAGGGCGTCGAGGAGGTCGTGAAAGCCCGGCATCAGGTCGGCGTGTTCGGTGTAGACGGCGTCCGCGTGGTCGTCGTAGAACTCGAAGTACTCGTCCGCGGAGTCCACGGTGAGGTCGTAGCCCGCGTCGCGGAGGCGGTCGTACTGGTCGTGGACGTTGATGCCGATGAGGTCGGTGGGTTCGAGGTCGTCCCCGTCCACGACGAGTTCGTCGATGACTCGCTCGATGACGTCCTTCCAGTAGCGTTCCGTGTCCACGATGACGCCGTCCATGTCGAAGATGACCGCGGCCATACCCGCGGTAGGGGCGGCCTGGGGAAAACACGTGCGGCGGTTCGGGCCGGCGACTCGGGGTGTCGGCGAGCGTGTTGGAAAACCGTTATACGAATCCCGACAGAACTCGCGTCCATGAGAGTGCCCTCCCTCCGCGGTGGCGCGAGCGCGCGGTCGGTTCTCGCCGTGCTCGCCGTCGCGATGCTCGTTTCGACCGCCGGCTGCGCCGGACTCCTCGCCGACGACGGCGGGAGTGCGAGCGAGGCCGCGAAACTGGATAGCGTGCCCGCGAACGTCGATTCGCTCGCGTTCGTGGACGCCGAGTCGATGCTCGCGGACGACACGCTCCGCGGCGTGCTGAACACGTACTACGCCGAGCTGAACGAGTCGTCGCCCTACTACTCCGGGCCCACGTCCGTCGCCGAGGCCATCAACGACACCGAGTCCGCGAGCGGGGTGTCCGCGAGTCAGTTCGGGACGATGACGGTGTTCTCGAACGCGAGCGAGCAGGCGGACGGCGAGTCCGGGTCGTTCAACGGCGCGCTCGTCACGTCCTCGCTCTCGAAGGCCGAACTGAAGGCCGCGGTGACGAACCAGACGGGCATGGAGTTCTCGACGGAGACGTACGGGAACGCGACGCTCTGGGTTCCCGACTCCGAGTTCGCGAGCGGGAGCGTGGTCGGCTGGCTCGGTGACGGGACGTTCGTCACCGGCACCGAATCCGCCGCGAAAGCCGTCGTGGACGTGCGCGCCGGGGACGCGCCCGCGGTGAGCGGCGACCTCCGAGAGACGTTCGCGGACACCCGCGCGGGCTACGTGAAGTTCGCGATGACCGTCCCCCAGCAGGAACTCGACGCCGGCCCGTACGCCTCCGAGACCCGGTTCGCCACCGAGAGCCTGAACTCCGTCCAGGTCGTGTCGGGCGCGTTCTACGTCGAGGACACCGACGTCGGGAGCGTGACGAACGTCGTGACGAACACGAGCAGCGCCGCGACGAACATCATGCAGGTGATGCAGGGCGGGATAGCCGCGTACGAACTCGCGTCCGAGGAGGCCGCCGCCGAAACCATCGACAAGATCGAGGTGACGAGCGAGGGGACGACGGTCACGCTCTCCTACGAGAACGCCGCGTCCGACATCGAGGACGCGATAGCGAGCGCGTACAACGAGTCGGAAACGCAGTCTACGACGACCGCGACCGCGTAGATGGGCGTCCCGCCGCTCCTCGCGAAGGAACTCCGCTGGGGCTGGCGGAAGAAACTCCCGTTGTTCGTCCTGTTCGTTCTCGTTCCGGGTCTGTTCGTGTACGGCACGCTCGCGTTCGAGCACGTCCTCCCGACCTCGGTGCCGGTCGCCGTCGCGCCCGCCGGCCCGGGCGTCACCCACGACGACCTCTCCGTCGTCCGGGGTGCGGTGGCGCTGTTCAGCGACCCCGCCATCTACGAGTCGCGGACGGCGGCGATGCGGGCGCTCGCCCACGAGCGCGTGTACGCGGTCGTCACCGCGCCCGCGAACCTCACGACGGGGTCGGGGCGCGCGACGGTCGAACTGTTCGTCTCCGGGAGCGTCGTCCCCTACCTGGAGCCCGCGCAGGTTCTGGCGAACGTCGCGGAACGCGGCGTCGCCTCGCTCACCGACCGCCCCGTTTCGACCGCGTACACGGTCGTCGGCCGCGAGCGCTCGCTCTCCGCGTACCTCCTGCCGACGTTCCTGTTCGTGCTCGTGTTGCTCGTCGCGTTCGCCTACCTCCCGTACAACCTCGCGTCGGAGGAGGCCGCCATCGACCGCCTCCGCCTCGAATCCTCGCTCCACCGCGTGGTCGCGACGAAACTCGCGGCGTTCACCGTCCTGCTCGTCGCGCCCGTCGCGGTGTTCGACCTCGCGAGCCGCGTCCTCGGCACCCCTGTCGGGTTTCTCCGACCGAGCGTCCTCGCCGTGTACGTCCTCTGTTTCCTCGCCGCGGGCACGCTCGCCGCCGCCGTCACCGTCGCCCTGCGGTTCTCCGCGTGGGGACGCCTCGCGAACCTCGCCGTCCTCCTGTTCTGCCTCGCGTTCTCCGGGCTCGCCTACCCCCGCGGGTTCTTCTCCGTCGCGCGCCGCGACTTCGTCACGTCGCTCCCGACCTATCACGCGATGGTCGCCGCGCGCGGGTTCACGCTCCGCGGCCAGGAACTCGCCGCGTACGCGGACACCGTCCTTCTCCTGCTCGGGACGCTCGCCGCCTGTTGCGTCCTGTTCGCGGGGAGCGTGC from Salarchaeum japonicum carries:
- a CDS encoding response regulator, with protein sequence MTDDDGNPVVLAVDDEERVTEAYSLWLPDEYTVLTAVDGREALSMMDSSVDVVLLDREMPNMRGDEALDRIREEGYDCRVAMVTGVEPDVDIIEMGFDTYLTKPVTGEDLREVVEDLLSRATFDSRSQRFFALVAKQSTLETERSHGELEESEEYQELTREVERLREELDETFAAMDEEGVQASYRDI
- a CDS encoding metallophosphoesterase, translating into MARVEPVPDAPAAVADVGGESALVVADYHAGIERSLRREGLEVDSQADARRERLLSLVVREGVERVVFLGDLGHQIGTPEGAEREELEALVRECPVPVTLVRGNHDGNLDDVLGVEVTPGEGARFGDVGFVHGHTWPSREVLDADVVCMGHEHPAVRLEDEVGGSRVERAWLRGPLDPGPFREHLGERVEVDAELVVCPAFNDLCGGTWVNVEGQGFLAPFLPEALPSADAYLLDGTRLGDYRYL
- a CDS encoding ABC transporter → MGVPPLLAKELRWGWRKKLPLFVLFVLVPGLFVYGTLAFEHVLPTSVPVAVAPAGPGVTHDDLSVVRGAVALFSDPAIYESRTAAMRALAHERVYAVVTAPANLTTGSGRATVELFVSGSVVPYLEPAQVLANVAERGVASLTDRPVSTAYTVVGRERSLSAYLLPTFLFVLVLLVAFAYLPYNLASEEAAIDRLRLESSLHRVVATKLAAFTVLLVAPVAVFDLASRVLGTPVGFLRPSVLAVYVLCFLAAGTLAAAVTVALRFSAWGRLANLAVLLFCLAFSGLAYPRGFFSVARRDFVTSLPTYHAMVAARGFTLRGQELAAYADTVLLLLGTLAACCVLFAGSVRYYERGA
- a CDS encoding RPA family protein → MSSNSTPDDRPSREVAWRVFAAEFDDADFSYAESDEERAPNYVVTPTGARVNRLFVVGVLTEVEQVSDDVLRARIVDPTGAFVVYAGQYQPDALASLERLDAPAFVAITGKARTFEPEDADTVYTSVRPESISEVDADTRDRWVVRTAEQTAERVGVFADALGREERGTDLRNALSEAGVRPDLAAGVPLAIDHYGTTETYLDDLCTVARQAAEVVAGDRDEVAATTPAPDAGGAVDTDLSADLDDETETTAETEPAEPATESESAPESEPVSEPTTTESEPESDAASEPVAEQDSESETVSAVEAEPDAADAGDVGTTEELAESTAPEPEAVEPEPEESESLGDFETGTDEMYEFDEEEREEIEEEFDMDFSTGDDIPEAGEAGIEPEAADPDESEDSFESEAADEEESDAFEGDLEDFVVDTMDDLDDGDGVDRDEVIRTVVEATDEDPGDVEDAIQSALMSGRCYESGEDTLKAI
- a CDS encoding creatininase family protein encodes the protein MYLADEAWPDLAGELDGTVALVPLGSTEQHGPHLPEGTDHLIAEAFARRAADRTGFLCTPTVNIGVSPHHRQFPGTMWVDAPAFRQYVASFTRNLAYHGVRKVVFVNAHGGNVQHLREVGRRVRDTEDAYAVEWMWDNSIPDLVDDAFEHNGPHGGPKETALIQYLHEELVHDDRLQDAHEGGVESLADLDTVRNGARTFYDAVENSENGVFGDQTDATPEKGEELFDAALDELCQLATWLDDQPFEALLPPERV
- a CDS encoding sensor histidine kinase, producing the protein MDTSDHSVEDGESAVNAGADTDYDHMIHGEDFFETLVENGSDAIITIDESSTILYANESVERVFGYEPGELIGSDLTKVMPDRLQQAHYNALSDYVESGERTMNWNDIEIPGQHKEGHEVHLSVTFEEHPYENRRVFSGIIRDISERIERERQLERKNEQLEKFASIVSHDLRDPLNAAQARLSLAKAHAEGGEEYIREVEEIHDRMGRLIDDVLTLTKEGRAVGETEHIALEPIARDAWQTAGTETASLEIDDPNHVEADPERMRTVFENLFGNAVRYAGEDAHVRVGQLDEGNGFFVSDDGPGIPAEKREDVFEYGYTDSENGTGFGLNIVKSIADAHGWNVEITESEADGARFEFRSPAIE
- a CDS encoding DEAD/DEAH box helicase; this encodes MSDAGVVDAFSRLSRPVRDALSERGFSTPTEPQQRAIPPLVAGHDGLVIAPTGTGKTETAMLPVLSAIAEADHRFGISALYVTPLRALNRDMRERLDWWGEELDIEVDVRHGDTTQYRRTQQADDPPDVLVTTPETLQAMLTGEKLRRALSDVHHVVVDEVHELAGAKRGAQLTIGLERLRELAGDFQRIGLSATVGDPREVANFLTGGRECDIVEVDVTSQVEFTVREPRVRESDERLSNELLTSPEVASHVRAIREIVDDHDSTLVFVNTRQTAEALGSRFKELDANIGVHHGSLSKEARIEVEDQFKAGELDGLLCTSSMELGIDVGRIDHVVQYSSPREVARLLQRVGRAGHRRDEVSHGTIVTGHPDDTLEALAIARRAAEGDVEETPIHHGSLDTVANQIVGLLMDFGELKAYRAYQIVTRAYPFRHLDEETFKAVVEELSRNRVLWLDEESDTIEKSGGTWQYYYANLSMIPDEETYEVYDVASGRQVGTLDERFVVNFAEPGASFIQRGEMWRIAEVDEEEGRVEVSPIEDPSGEVPSWTGSEIPVPYDVAQEVGEIRDVVGPQFESGAGVESVARDLTAPYPTDAYTAERALDPVERTVEADAPVPTDDRVVVESQGRDIVVNAAFGHRANETLGRLLSALLGQRTGSSVGLDVGPYRISLEVPQGIRASDVLDVLEDTDPDHIRPLLELSLKKSDALKFTLSHVAAKFGALKRWKGRDGVGLNRVMAALEDTPVYDEAMREVFHTDLDVERARDVLARIQSGDLDLVVHGRRTAIGVGGRSSGQELLTPENADASVINTVKDRIEDDRVRLFCVHCQDWEHETKVSRVQDQPECPRCGSTMIAALSPWADDAVTAVRAEEKDDEQEKRTERVYRNASLVQGHGTKAVKALVARGVGPQTAARIINNHRENEADFYRDILEREREYARTKAFWD
- a CDS encoding HAD family hydrolase: MAAVIFDMDGVIVDTERYWKDVIERVIDELVVDGDDLEPTDLIGINVHDQYDRLRDAGYDLTVDSADEYFEFYDDHADAVYTEHADLMPGFHDLLDALDEYGVPLAVCTSSYPRWVEMAFDRFDLNGRFDVVVSAADLDIPGKPDPDIYEVTMSRLGVTAEETVVVEDSENGIRAADRAGAYVVAYEADEAGEMDTSAADEVAASASDLRERLLAALDNIDRGPSR